The Pirellulales bacterium genome has a segment encoding these proteins:
- a CDS encoding peptidylprolyl isomerase → MAKNRKAEVEAAQKGLDFKTKKYQIELDTTLGKIKLDMLPDVAPGHCRNMLGLAKIGYYDGLVFHRIIKGFMIQGGCPEGSGSGGPGYTIPAEFNATTHEAGVVSMARTSDPNSAGSQFFICLERTPHLDRQYTAFGRTADAASLAVVKAIGAVKTGANDRPATPVTIKSAKVIEVAK, encoded by the coding sequence ATGGCCAAGAATCGCAAGGCGGAGGTCGAGGCGGCGCAGAAGGGGCTCGATTTCAAGACCAAAAAGTATCAAATCGAGTTGGACACGACGCTCGGTAAGATCAAGCTCGACATGCTGCCCGATGTTGCCCCAGGGCATTGCCGGAATATGCTCGGACTGGCCAAGATCGGCTACTACGACGGCCTCGTCTTCCACCGCATCATCAAGGGGTTCATGATCCAGGGAGGCTGTCCGGAAGGGAGCGGCTCGGGAGGGCCGGGATACACGATCCCCGCCGAGTTCAACGCCACGACGCATGAGGCGGGTGTGGTGTCGATGGCGCGGACCAGCGATCCGAATTCGGCCGGCTCGCAGTTTTTCATCTGCTTGGAAAGGACTCCGCATCTCGATCGGCAGTACACGGCTTTTGGCCGCACCGCCGACGCCGCGAGCCTTGCCGTTGTGAAAGCGATCGGCGCGGTGAAGACCGGCGCTAATGACCGGCCGGCCACGCCGGTGACGATCAAGTCGGCGAAGGTGATCGAGGTGGCGAAGTGA